The Larus michahellis chromosome 2, bLarMic1.1, whole genome shotgun sequence genome window below encodes:
- the CNDP1 gene encoding beta-Ala-His dipeptidase, whose amino-acid sequence MSSSSSSVLEMEIFQYIDAHQSDFIEDLKEWVAVESDSVQPDLRKEVIRMMALAADRLSALGATVNSVNVGSHQLPDGKDLPLPPVILGELGKDPQNPTVCFYGHVDVQPAKKEDGWKTDPYMLTEINGNLYGRGATDNKGPVLAWINAVETFRALKLAMPVNFKFVIEGMEEAGSLGLEKLLEEKQCFFSDVDYIVISDNLWLSNRKPALTYGSRGNACFCVEVECGNKDLHSGTFGGIIHEPLMDLIALLDSLVDPTGRIQIPGIYDSVAALTEEERKLYESIEFDLEEHKNNGGVKKFLYGTKEEILLHLWRYPSLSIHGIEGAFHEPGIKTVIPAKVIGKFSIRQVPHMDLSVVKQQVVEHLEGVFSKRNSPNKLKVSMPLGAKPWLADINGPLYKAARRAIKRVFGEDPDFIRDGSTIPVARMFQTITQKSVMMFPIGAADDGEHSQNEKISRHNYIEGTKVFAAFFLEISKLHRQLCQTSNMETNN is encoded by the exons atgtcctcctcatcctcttctgTGTTGGAGATGGAGATTTTCCAGTACATTGATGCACATCAAAGTGATTTCATCGAG GATCTCAAGGAATGGGTGGCTGTGGAAAGCGATTCTGTTCAACCAGATCTGAGGAAAGAAGTAATACGAATGATGGCATTGGCAGCAGACAGACTTTCAGCGCTGGGAGCCACTGTTAATTCAGTAAACGTGGGGTCACATCAG TTGCCTGATGGCAAGGACCTCCCACTACCTCCTGTGATTCTCGGGGAACTGGGGAAGGATCCACAAAACCCCACTGTATGTTTCTATGGTCATGTAGATGTGCAGCCTGCCAAAAAGGAAGATGGCTGGAAAACTGACCCTTACATGCTGACAGAAATCAATG gaaATCTTTATGGGCGCGGAGCAACAGATAATAAAGGACCTGTCTTAGCTTGGATAAATGCAGTGGAAACATTTAGAGCCTTGAAATTA GCTATGCCAGTAAACTTCAAGTTTGTAATTGAAGGCATGGAAGAAGCAGGGTCCTTGGGGCTAGAAAAATTACTTgaagaaaaacagtgctttttCTCTGACGTTGATTATATTGTGATTTCGGACAACCTCTGGCTCAGCAACAGGAAGCCTGCCCTTACGTATGGGAGtcggggaaatgcctgcttctgcGTGGAG GTTGAATGCGGCAACAAGGACCTTCACTCTGGAACTTTTGGAGGCATCATTCATGAGCCACTGATGGACCTGATAGCTCTGCTGG ACAGCCTTGTGGATCCCACAGGTCGGATTCAGATCCCTGGAATCTACGACAGCGTTGCTGCCctgacagaggaggagaggaaattgTATGAATCAATTGAGTTTGATCTAGAGGAACATAAAAATAATGGTGGCGTGAAAAAATTCCTTTATGGCACCAAG gaagaaatACTTCTACACCTGTGGCGTTACCCTTCTCTTTCTATTCATGGGATTGAAGGAGCTTTTCATGAACCAGGAATTAAAACTGTCATTCCGGCAAAAGTCATTGGCAAATTCTCAATCCGTCAGGTCCCCCACATGGACCTTTCGGTTGTGAAACAACAG GTGGTGGAGCACTTGGAGGGTGTCTTCTCCAAGAGGAACAGTCCAAACAAACTGAAAGTGTCTATGCCTTTGGGTGCGAAGCCCTGGCTCGCTGATATTAATGGTCCACTATATAAAGCAGCAAGAAGGGCGATAAAAAGAG tttttggAGAAGATCCAGATTTTATTCGGGATGGTTCAACAATTCCTGTTGCCAGAATGTTTCAGACTATAACGCAGAAAAGCGTGATGATGTTTCCGATTGGAGCAGCCGATGACGGGGAGCACTCCCAGAACGAGAAGATAAGCAG ACACAACTACATCGAAGGAACCAAAGTGTTTGCAGCCTTTTTCCTGGAGATATCAAAGCTACATCGGCAATTGTGTCAAACTTCCAACATGGAAACTAACAACTGA